In the genome of Serratia symbiotica (Periphyllus acericola), one region contains:
- the ompR gene encoding two-component system response regulator OmpR has translation MQENHKILVVDDDMRLRALLERYLTEQGFQVRSVANAEQMDRLLTRESFHLMVLDLMLPGEDGLSICRRLRSQSNPMPIIMVTAKGEEVDRIVGLEIGADDYILKPFNPRELLARIRAVLRRQANELPGAPSQEEAVIAFGRFKLNLGTREMFREDQPMSLTSSEFAVLKALVSHPREPLSRDKLMNLARGREYSAMERSIDVQISRLRRMIEEDPAHPRYIQTVWGLGYVFVPDGSKA, from the coding sequence ATGCAAGAAAATCATAAGATCCTAGTCGTCGACGACGATATGCGACTGCGCGCGCTTTTAGAGCGTTATTTAACCGAACAGGGCTTTCAAGTACGTAGCGTTGCCAACGCGGAGCAAATGGATCGCTTGTTGACGCGTGAATCCTTTCACCTGATGGTGCTGGATCTGATGCTGCCAGGCGAAGATGGTCTCTCCATCTGTCGCCGTTTGCGTAGCCAAAGTAACCCTATGCCGATCATTATGGTGACTGCTAAAGGTGAAGAAGTTGACCGTATTGTTGGCTTGGAGATCGGTGCCGATGACTACATCCTAAAACCATTTAACCCACGTGAACTGCTAGCTCGCATTCGTGCTGTACTACGTCGACAGGCCAATGAGCTGCCGGGCGCACCTTCGCAAGAAGAAGCAGTGATTGCCTTCGGCAGATTCAAACTGAACCTCGGCACCCGCGAAATGTTCCGTGAAGATCAACCTATGTCGCTGACCAGTAGCGAGTTTGCGGTGCTGAAAGCGTTGGTAAGTCACCCGCGCGAACCACTGTCACGAGACAAGCTGATGAACCTGGCACGTGGCCGTGAATACAGTGCGATGGAGCGTTCCATCGATGTACAAATTTCCCGCTTGCGCCGCATGATTGAGGAAGATCCTGCGCATCCACGCTATATCCAGACTGTCTGGGGGCTGGGCTACGTCTTTGTTCCAGATGGCAGCAAGGCATGA
- the murB gene encoding UDP-N-acetylmuramate dehydrogenase, translated as MSIESASLKHHNTFALTVNATHLVLADRIELMLKVWQQTQKRQMPLLVLGEGSNVLFLEDFSGTVMVNQLKGINIREELDTWHLHVGSGENWHDLVCHTLQVGIAGLENLALIPGLVGSAPIQNIGAYGIELKNVCEYVDLLDLFTGAIDRIPVAECGFGYRESIFKHQFQTGYIIVGLGLCLSKKWRPMLEYGDLTKLDPVTVTPSQIFDSVCAMRRSKLPDPRKIGNAGSFFKNPLVSAEKSASLISQYPGMPHYLQADGQVKLAAGWLIYQCELKGYRVGGAAVHLHQALVLVNADNATSQDVVALARHVRNTVASRFDVWLEPEVRFIGVMGELNAVEVLS; from the coding sequence ATGTCTATTGAAAGCGCGTCTTTAAAACATCACAATACTTTTGCGCTCACGGTCAACGCAACGCATCTGGTCCTAGCAGATAGAATTGAATTAATGCTCAAAGTCTGGCAACAAACACAAAAGCGCCAGATGCCACTGCTGGTGCTCGGCGAGGGAAGCAACGTGCTGTTTCTTGAAGACTTTTCCGGTACGGTGATGGTCAACCAATTAAAAGGCATAAATATCAGAGAGGAACTGGATACGTGGCACCTCCATGTCGGCTCTGGTGAGAACTGGCACGATCTGGTTTGTCACACTCTGCAAGTTGGTATTGCCGGGTTGGAAAACTTGGCGCTGATCCCCGGTTTAGTGGGGTCTGCACCGATTCAGAATATAGGTGCTTACGGCATCGAATTGAAAAACGTTTGTGAATATGTCGATCTCTTGGATTTATTTACCGGCGCTATTGATCGTATCCCGGTAGCTGAGTGCGGCTTTGGTTACCGTGAGAGCATTTTTAAACATCAATTTCAGACTGGATACATTATCGTTGGTCTTGGCTTGTGCTTGAGCAAGAAGTGGCGGCCAATGCTTGAGTATGGAGATTTAACTAAGCTGGATCCGGTAACTGTGACACCAAGTCAAATATTCGATTCCGTTTGTGCGATGCGTCGAAGTAAGTTGCCTGATCCCCGTAAGATCGGGAATGCTGGCAGCTTCTTCAAAAATCCGCTGGTGAGCGCAGAGAAATCTGCATCACTGATATCTCAGTATCCGGGTATGCCACATTATCTGCAGGCAGATGGACAGGTTAAGTTGGCTGCGGGCTGGCTAATCTATCAATGCGAGTTGAAGGGATATCGGGTAGGTGGGGCTGCCGTACATCTCCATCAGGCATTAGTTTTGGTAAATGCGGATAATGCTACCAGCCAGGATGTCGTCGCTCTGGCGCGCCATGTGCGCAACACAGTAGCATCCAGATTCGATGTATGGCTGGAGCCTGAGGTGCGTTTTATCGGCGTGATGGGTGAGTTGAATGCAGTCGAGGTGTTGTCATGA
- the ftnA gene encoding non-heme ferritin has product MLTQEMTQKLNEQLNLEFYSANMYLQMSAWCSDNGFEGAAAFLKEHSQEEMQHMQRLFDYLSDTGSLPLLGFIAAPPVEFESLIDVFQQTYEHEQLITRQINKLAHAAMTAHDYSTFNFLQWYVAEQHEEEKIFKSVLDKLALVGNSGKSLFFIDKDLKKMSTAGVNGNGQV; this is encoded by the coding sequence ATGCTGACGCAAGAAATGACCCAAAAGCTGAATGAACAACTGAATCTAGAGTTCTACTCCGCTAACATGTACCTACAAATGAGCGCATGGTGCAGCGACAATGGCTTTGAAGGTGCTGCAGCATTTCTTAAAGAGCATTCTCAGGAAGAGATGCAGCATATGCAGCGTTTGTTCGACTATCTGAGTGATACCGGCTCCTTGCCGCTGTTAGGTTTTATCGCTGCACCACCGGTTGAGTTTGAATCCCTGATTGACGTATTCCAGCAAACTTACGAACACGAGCAGTTAATTACACGTCAGATCAACAAACTTGCGCATGCGGCCATGACTGCCCACGATTATTCCACCTTCAACTTTCTACAGTGGTATGTTGCCGAGCAGCATGAGGAAGAGAAAATCTTCAAATCCGTGTTGGATAAGCTGGCACTGGTAGGCAACAGCGGTAAAAGTTTGTTCTTCATCGATAAAGATCTAAAGAAAATGAGTACTGCTGGCGTAAATGGCAACGGCCAAGTTTGA
- the coaA gene encoding type I pantothenate kinase has translation MIKRDQSLATPYLQFDRTQWAALRNSVPLKLSEEEILKLKGINEDLSLDEVVQIYLPLSRLLELYISSNLRRQAVIEQFLSTDGQKIPYIIGIAGSVAVGKSTTARLLQALLSSWPEHRSVELITTDGFLHPNKVLNERGLMKKKGFPQSYDMRSMVKFVSEVKSGAKRVTAPVYSHLIYDLVPDGNQVIEQPDILILEGLNVLQSGMDYPHDPHRVFVSDFVDFSIYVDAPETLLQNWYINRFLKFRQGAFSNHDSYFHNYSKLPEPEAVSIATQLWNEINGLNLQKNILPTRERASLIMTKSASHAVNSVRLRK, from the coding sequence ATGATAAAAAGAGATCAATCTTTAGCGACGCCTTATCTTCAGTTCGATCGTACCCAGTGGGCTGCATTGCGAAATTCTGTGCCGCTGAAGTTGTCAGAAGAAGAGATCCTTAAACTGAAAGGGATTAACGAAGATCTCTCTTTGGATGAAGTGGTGCAGATTTATCTGCCGCTGTCGCGACTGCTGGAATTATATATCAGCTCTAACCTGCGCCGACAGGCGGTTATCGAACAATTCCTCAGCACCGACGGGCAAAAAATTCCCTATATAATTGGCATTGCTGGCAGCGTCGCCGTGGGTAAAAGCACCACCGCCCGCCTGTTGCAGGCGCTGCTCAGTAGTTGGCCGGAGCACCGCAGCGTAGAGCTGATCACTACCGACGGATTCTTGCATCCCAACAAGGTGCTGAATGAACGCGGACTAATGAAGAAAAAGGGGTTCCCGCAATCTTACGATATGCGTAGTATGGTAAAATTCGTTTCAGAAGTGAAATCTGGTGCCAAACGCGTAACGGCTCCGGTTTATTCGCATCTAATTTATGATTTAGTCCCTGATGGCAATCAGGTTATCGAACAACCGGATATTCTTATTCTGGAAGGACTCAACGTATTGCAGAGTGGGATGGATTATCCCCACGATCCGCACCGTGTATTTGTTTCAGACTTTGTTGATTTTTCAATCTACGTCGATGCGCCGGAAACATTACTGCAAAACTGGTATATCAACCGCTTCCTGAAATTCCGTCAGGGGGCGTTCTCCAACCATGATTCTTATTTCCATAACTACTCTAAACTACCGGAGCCTGAGGCAGTCAGTATCGCTACACAACTATGGAATGAGATTAATGGTTTGAATTTGCAGAAAAACATACTGCCGACGCGTGAGCGAGCAAGTCTGATTATGACCAAGAGCGCCAGCCATGCGGTAAATAGCGTACGCTTAAGAAAATAA
- the erpA gene encoding iron-sulfur cluster insertion protein ErpA — MNDETALPLQFTEAAANKVKFLIADEENPNLKLRVYITGGGCSGFQYGFKFDDKINDGDMTIEKKGVALVVDPMSLQYLVGGAVDYTEGLEGSRFVVANPNAKTTCGCGSSFSI; from the coding sequence ATGAATGATGAAACTGCATTGCCCCTGCAATTTACTGAGGCAGCAGCAAACAAGGTTAAATTCCTGATCGCTGATGAAGAAAACCCGAACCTCAAGTTACGGGTTTACATTACCGGCGGCGGCTGTAGTGGGTTTCAGTACGGCTTCAAATTTGACGACAAAATCAATGATGGCGACATGACCATTGAGAAGAAAGGTGTGGCGCTGGTGGTCGATCCGATGAGCCTGCAATATCTGGTGGGGGGGGCGGTGGATTATACTGAAGGGCTGGAAGGCTCACGTTTTGTGGTAGCCAACCCGAATGCTAAAACGACCTGTGGCTGTGGTTCCTCATTCAGTATCTGA
- the fabV gene encoding enoyl-ACP reductase FabV: protein MIIKPKIRGFICTTAHPAGCEANVREQIAYVKSRGELRNGPKKVLVIGASTGYGLASRINAAFGSGAATIGVFFEKPCSEGKTGSAGWYNSAGFDKVAKEAGIYAKSINGDAFSNECRLSVIDLIKQDLGQIDLVVYSLASLVRKMPETGEVVRSALKPIGEPYKSVALDTNKDVLVEAVVEPAKEKEIADTVKVMGGQDWQLWMDALDEAGVLANNIQTVAYSYIGTDLTWPIYWHGTLGKAKEDLDRAAQAIDQKLKAKGGAAYVAVLKSVVTQASSAIPVMPLYISIVFKIMKEQGIHEGCIEQVQRLFASKLYTGTVPETDEKHRLRLDDWELRDDIQNTCREIWARINDNNINELTDYKGYKADFLRLFGFGLACIDYNADLSGEASFEVIELV, encoded by the coding sequence ATGATTATCAAACCTAAAATTCGTGGTTTTATTTGCACTACGGCTCATCCGGCAGGCTGTGAAGCCAACGTCCGTGAGCAAATCGCCTACGTAAAATCACGTGGCGAACTGAGAAATGGGCCTAAGAAGGTGCTGGTTATTGGTGCATCTACTGGCTATGGGCTGGCCTCTCGTATCAATGCTGCATTCGGCAGCGGTGCGGCCACCATCGGCGTATTTTTTGAAAAGCCATGTAGCGAAGGCAAAACAGGCTCTGCTGGTTGGTACAACTCTGCCGGTTTTGACAAGGTCGCCAAAGAAGCAGGCATATACGCAAAAAGCATTAACGGTGATGCGTTCTCCAATGAATGCCGCCTAAGTGTTATCGATCTAATTAAACAGGATCTGGGGCAAATTGATCTGGTGGTCTACTCATTGGCTTCCCTAGTGCGCAAAATGCCAGAAACCGGTGAAGTGGTGCGTTCTGCACTAAAGCCTATCGGCGAACCCTATAAATCCGTGGCGTTGGACACCAACAAAGATGTGCTGGTGGAAGCCGTCGTCGAGCCAGCCAAAGAGAAGGAAATTGCCGATACCGTCAAGGTGATGGGTGGCCAGGATTGGCAGCTATGGATGGACGCATTGGATGAAGCTGGCGTGCTGGCGAACAACATTCAGACCGTTGCCTATTCTTACATTGGCACTGATCTGACCTGGCCAATTTATTGGCATGGCACCTTGGGTAAAGCGAAAGAAGATCTAGATCGCGCAGCACAAGCCATCGATCAGAAGCTGAAAGCCAAAGGTGGGGCCGCCTATGTTGCCGTGCTGAAGTCAGTCGTTACCCAGGCCTCCTCTGCGATCCCAGTTATGCCGCTGTACATTTCTATCGTGTTCAAAATCATGAAGGAACAGGGCATTCACGAAGGCTGCATTGAGCAGGTACAGCGTTTGTTCGCTAGCAAACTGTACACTGGCACAGTGCCAGAAACTGACGAGAAGCATCGCCTGCGTTTGGATGATTGGGAACTGCGTGACGATATACAAAACACTTGCCGTGAAATCTGGGCGCGGATCAACGATAATAACATCAATGAACTGACGGACTATAAAGGCTATAAGGCAGATTTCCTGCGCTTGTTCGGCTTTGGCCTAGCGTGTATTGATTACAACGCTGACCTGAGTGGTGAAGCTAGTTTCGAGGTGATCGAACTGGTCTAA
- the cbpA gene encoding curved DNA-binding protein yields MEFKDYYATMGVDPAADLKTIKTAYRRLARQYHPDVSTEKDAESKFKELAEAYEELKDEERRAEYDQFRLHRKDPRFSEQTHGYAGQREAGYSAGVHDFSDFFESMFGGHAARGRRSAVHGFHRQNLEMEVPLFLEETLNGQTRSISYQLPVVDELGRQVSETSKTLNVKIPAGVADGERIRLKGQGVAGVGGGQNGDLYLIIRFAPHPLFEAEGHNLHIVVPLAPWEAALGTRIELPTLTGKIALTIPSGSQSGKRLRFKGKGLAGKKETGDLYAVLKVVMPPKPDEKISALWRELSEQVAFDPRTEWEPK; encoded by the coding sequence ATGGAATTTAAAGACTACTATGCGACGATGGGAGTCGATCCCGCCGCCGACTTGAAAACCATAAAAACCGCCTACCGCCGACTGGCGCGTCAGTACCATCCTGATGTCAGTACCGAGAAGGATGCTGAAAGCAAGTTCAAGGAACTGGCGGAAGCGTATGAGGAGCTGAAGGATGAAGAGCGCCGCGCCGAATACGATCAGTTCAGGCTGCACCGCAAAGATCCTCGTTTCTCTGAGCAGACGCACGGCTATGCCGGGCAGAGAGAAGCGGGATATAGCGCGGGCGTACACGATTTTTCCGACTTCTTCGAGAGCATGTTCGGTGGCCATGCCGCAAGAGGTCGACGCTCTGCCGTGCACGGTTTCCATAGGCAGAATCTTGAGATGGAAGTTCCGCTGTTTCTTGAGGAAACGCTCAACGGCCAAACCCGATCAATTTCTTATCAACTACCTGTCGTGGATGAACTGGGTCGACAGGTGAGTGAAACCAGCAAAACGCTGAATGTGAAAATCCCAGCGGGCGTGGCTGATGGTGAACGTATTCGCCTCAAGGGTCAGGGAGTAGCTGGCGTGGGCGGCGGCCAGAATGGCGACCTCTACCTGATCATTCGCTTCGCGCCGCATCCGTTATTTGAGGCTGAGGGTCACAACTTACATATCGTGGTGCCGCTAGCACCATGGGAAGCCGCGCTGGGGACCAGAATTGAATTGCCGACGCTGACCGGTAAGATTGCACTGACCATTCCCTCCGGCAGCCAAAGCGGCAAGCGGCTGCGGTTCAAAGGTAAGGGGCTGGCTGGCAAGAAAGAAACCGGCGATCTGTACGCCGTTCTCAAGGTAGTGATGCCGCCGAAACCGGATGAAAAAATCAGCGCCCTATGGCGAGAGTTGTCTGAGCAGGTGGCGTTTGATCCCCGGACGGAATGGGAGCCAAAATGA
- the hemL gene encoding glutamate-1-semialdehyde 2,1-aminomutase, producing the protein MSLPSKSASLYAQAQQVIPGGVNSPVRAFTGVGGVPLFIERAEGAYLFDVDGKAYIDYVGSWGPMVLGHNHPAIRNAVIEAAQRGLSFGAPTEIEISMAQLVTELVPTMDKVRMVNSGTEATMSAIRLARGYTHRDKIIKFEGCYHGHADCLLVKAGSGALTLGQPNSPGVPADFAKHTLTCTYNDLDSVRTAFEQYPSEIACIIVEPVAGNMNCVPPLPEFLPGLRTLCDEYGALLIIDEVMTGFRVALAGAQSYYHVEPDLTCLGKIISGGMPVGAFGGRREVMEVLAPTGPVYQAGTLSGNPITMAAGYACLTAVSQVGVHQALTELTDRLAEGLRHAAKEEHIPLVVNHVGGMFGLLFTDVPSVTCYQQVMQCNVERFKRFFHLMLEEGIYLAPSAFEAGFMSVAHSKADIQRTIDAAQRCFAKL; encoded by the coding sequence ATGAGTTTACCCAGCAAATCCGCAAGTCTGTATGCCCAGGCGCAACAGGTGATCCCCGGTGGGGTTAACTCTCCAGTACGCGCCTTCACGGGTGTCGGCGGTGTGCCACTGTTTATCGAGCGGGCAGAGGGAGCATACCTGTTCGACGTCGATGGCAAAGCCTACATCGATTATGTCGGCTCCTGGGGGCCGATGGTGCTGGGGCACAATCACCCGGCGATCCGCAACGCGGTAATCGAAGCGGCACAGCGCGGCCTAAGCTTTGGTGCGCCAACCGAGATAGAAATCAGTATGGCGCAGTTAGTCACCGAACTGGTGCCGACCATGGATAAGGTGCGCATGGTTAATTCAGGCACCGAGGCCACCATGAGTGCCATTCGTCTGGCGCGTGGCTACACCCACCGCGATAAAATCATCAAGTTTGAAGGTTGCTACCACGGTCACGCCGACTGCCTACTGGTGAAAGCCGGTTCCGGCGCATTGACCCTCGGCCAGCCAAACTCGCCGGGCGTACCCGCGGACTTTGCTAAGCATACCCTTACCTGCACCTATAACGATTTGGACTCAGTGCGCACGGCGTTCGAGCAATACCCTTCAGAAATCGCCTGCATCATCGTCGAACCCGTGGCCGGCAACATGAACTGCGTACCCCCACTACCGGAGTTCCTGCCGGGCCTGCGCACACTATGCGACGAATATGGCGCACTGCTGATCATCGATGAAGTGATGACCGGCTTCCGCGTAGCGCTGGCTGGGGCGCAGTCCTATTATCACGTCGAACCGGATCTGACCTGCCTGGGTAAAATCATTAGCGGTGGCATGCCGGTAGGAGCCTTCGGTGGACGCCGTGAAGTGATGGAAGTGCTGGCACCAACCGGCCCGGTTTACCAAGCAGGAACCCTGTCCGGCAACCCGATCACTATGGCAGCGGGCTACGCCTGCCTGACCGCAGTGTCGCAAGTAGGCGTACACCAGGCACTGACCGAACTGACCGATAGGTTGGCGGAAGGTCTGCGACACGCGGCGAAAGAAGAACACATCCCACTGGTGGTCAACCATGTCGGCGGCATGTTCGGCTTGTTATTTACTGACGTCCCATCGGTCACCTGCTATCAGCAAGTCATGCAATGCAACGTGGAGCGCTTCAAGCGCTTTTTCCACCTGATGCTGGAAGAAGGCATCTATCTGGCACCCTCGGCGTTTGAAGCGGGCTTCATGTCCGTGGCACACAGTAAGGCAGATATTCAGCGCACTATCGACGCAGCGCAACGCTGCTTCGCCAAGCTGTAA
- the mtnN gene encoding 5'-methylthioadenosine/S-adenosylhomocysteine nucleosidase produces MKVAIIGAMEQEVALLRDQIENRQTLQRAGSEIYTGQIGSVDVALLKSGIGKVSAAIGTTLLLQHCQPDMVINTGSAGGLASTLKVGDIVVSEEVCYHDADVTAFGYEPGQMAGCPAAFVADGALIALAESGIKQLNLNAVRGLICSGDAFINGAEPLARIRATVPNVVAVEMEAAAIGHVCHLFGTPFVVVRAISDVADRVSHISFDEFLTVVAKQTTMMINAMLQALAKRG; encoded by the coding sequence ATGAAAGTAGCCATCATCGGCGCAATGGAGCAAGAAGTCGCCCTACTGCGCGATCAAATCGAAAACCGTCAGACCCTTCAACGCGCGGGCAGTGAAATCTATACCGGCCAGATCGGCAGCGTCGACGTTGCCCTGCTGAAATCCGGTATCGGCAAAGTCTCTGCGGCAATAGGCACCACCCTGTTGCTGCAACATTGCCAGCCGGACATGGTGATCAATACCGGTTCCGCCGGCGGCCTTGCCAGCACGCTGAAGGTTGGCGACATCGTGGTGTCCGAAGAAGTGTGTTACCACGATGCCGACGTAACCGCCTTTGGCTATGAGCCAGGCCAGATGGCTGGTTGCCCAGCAGCGTTCGTAGCTGATGGCGCCCTGATCGCTCTGGCGGAAAGTGGCATCAAACAGTTGAACCTGAACGCAGTGCGCGGCCTGATTTGCAGCGGCGATGCGTTTATCAACGGTGCAGAACCGTTGGCACGTATTCGCGCCACCGTCCCAAACGTTGTGGCAGTTGAAATGGAAGCTGCAGCGATCGGCCACGTCTGCCATCTGTTCGGCACGCCGTTTGTGGTGGTGCGCGCTATCTCCGACGTCGCCGACAGAGTATCCCACATCAGCTTTGACGAATTCCTCACGGTGGTGGCCAAACAGACCACGATGATGATTAACGCCATGCTGCAAGCCCTGGCCAAACGCGGTTGA
- a CDS encoding chaperone modulator CbpM, which yields MMSKEITFTLVELCQTVDISQDELVEIVELGVIVPLQPEQVHWEFDYPALSHLRRAGRLRTELDLDWPGIAMALKLLERVGELQKENQRLHRQLAHFLQTPETR from the coding sequence ATGATGAGCAAAGAGATAACCTTTACCCTGGTGGAACTGTGCCAGACAGTGGATATTTCACAGGATGAACTGGTCGAGATTGTAGAGCTGGGTGTGATTGTGCCGTTGCAACCAGAACAAGTGCATTGGGAGTTTGATTATCCTGCGTTAAGCCATCTAAGACGCGCAGGGCGGTTGCGTACTGAGCTGGATCTGGACTGGCCGGGGATTGCCATGGCGCTCAAGCTGCTTGAAAGGGTTGGTGAATTGCAGAAAGAGAACCAGCGATTGCATCGCCAACTTGCGCATTTTTTACAGACGCCTGAAACAAGATAG
- a CDS encoding DNA polymerase III subunit theta, with protein sequence MGYNLAELSKEDMDKVNVDLAASGVAFKERYNMLVIPEVVEREQPAYLYGYFRERVAYYRIESHKFSRLPYKPKSK encoded by the coding sequence ATGGGTTACAATTTGGCAGAACTTTCCAAAGAAGATATGGACAAGGTGAACGTAGACCTTGCTGCTTCCGGCGTGGCATTCAAAGAGCGTTATAACATGCTGGTGATCCCGGAAGTGGTAGAGCGCGAACAACCGGCTTACCTGTATGGCTATTTCCGTGAGCGCGTGGCGTATTATCGCATCGAGTCGCATAAGTTTTCACGCCTGCCCTACAAGCCAAAATCCAAATGA
- the birA gene encoding bifunctional biotin--[acetyl-CoA-carboxylase] ligase/biotin operon repressor BirA, which produces MKDSKVPLKLIALLTDGGSHSGEHLGESLGMSRAAINKHIQTIREWGVDVLTVPGNGYSLPDPIQLLEADRILKLLEDKRVTVLPLVDSTNQYLLDRICKLQSGDACIAEYQQAGRGRRGRQWVSPFGTNLYLSMFWHLEQGPAAAMGLSLVIGIVMAEVLQRLGAEDVRVKWPNDLYLNDRKLAGILVELTGKTGDAAHLVMGAGINLAMCGTNADDINQGWINLQEAGISIDRNELAATLLNELRQSLKQFENDGLTPFVARWHSLDNFIDRPVKLLIGKKQIFGIARGIDQQGALLLDQQGMIKPFIGGEISLRHAE; this is translated from the coding sequence ATGAAAGACAGCAAGGTGCCGTTGAAGCTGATTGCGCTGTTAACTGATGGCGGCTCCCATTCAGGGGAACATCTCGGTGAGTCGTTGGGTATGAGTCGGGCGGCGATTAACAAGCATATTCAGACTATCCGCGAGTGGGGGGTGGATGTATTAACCGTGCCAGGTAATGGATACAGTCTTCCAGACCCTATTCAATTACTGGAAGCCGATCGTATTCTCAAGCTGCTGGAAGATAAACGCGTGACTGTGTTGCCATTAGTGGATTCAACCAATCAATATTTGCTGGATCGTATCTGTAAGCTTCAGTCCGGTGACGCCTGTATTGCCGAGTATCAGCAGGCTGGCCGCGGCCGCCGCGGGCGACAGTGGGTCTCACCTTTTGGCACTAACCTATATCTATCGATGTTCTGGCATTTGGAACAGGGGCCTGCTGCTGCTATGGGGCTCAGCCTGGTGATTGGTATTGTGATGGCCGAAGTCTTACAGCGTCTAGGTGCGGAGGATGTTCGGGTTAAGTGGCCGAATGATTTGTATCTTAACGATCGCAAATTGGCGGGCATCCTGGTCGAACTGACAGGAAAAACTGGTGATGCGGCTCATCTGGTAATGGGAGCTGGCATAAACTTGGCGATGTGCGGTACCAATGCTGACGACATTAATCAGGGATGGATCAACCTACAGGAGGCAGGGATTAGCATCGATCGCAATGAGCTTGCCGCTACCCTGCTCAATGAGCTGCGACAGTCGCTGAAGCAGTTTGAAAATGATGGACTGACGCCATTTGTAGCGCGTTGGCACTCGTTAGATAACTTTATTGATCGGCCGGTCAAGTTGCTGATTGGTAAAAAGCAAATCTTTGGCATTGCTAGAGGCATCGATCAGCAGGGGGCTTTATTGCTTGATCAACAGGGGATGATTAAACCCTTTATTGGTGGGGAAATATCTCTGCGCCACGCGGAATAA